The Deinococcus arcticus genome has a segment encoding these proteins:
- a CDS encoding glycoside hydrolase family 16 protein yields the protein MNSVLPRLTLVLGLTACGAQVPHLGQQAARVVQPQAATLNFSGFTWTVKEGSGLGPGPNTWSARNVWLDAAGDLHLAIRRDGSTWTNAEVSTGRRLGYGTYEWRVIGRVDQLDQNVVLGLFQYPTPDTVPAGQDPDGLFEIDVELARWGQASAQPLNYTTYPSARGQPVTSRVLPLQLQGTYTTHRYTRLRDRVIHETFGGHTTARSNRMGCNEFVWPATYNPSTGGWTNPRIAQIEMPVHMNLWLFRGMAPANGQETEVTVRRFQYAPSDGSVNAGTPRC from the coding sequence ATGAATTCCGTTTTGCCAAGACTGACACTGGTGCTGGGATTAACCGCGTGTGGTGCGCAGGTGCCTCACCTTGGGCAGCAGGCGGCCCGTGTTGTGCAGCCGCAGGCCGCCACGCTGAATTTCAGTGGTTTCACCTGGACCGTCAAGGAGGGCTCAGGGCTGGGCCCGGGGCCCAACACCTGGTCGGCCCGGAATGTCTGGCTGGATGCGGCGGGCGACCTGCACCTCGCCATCCGCCGCGACGGGAGCACGTGGACCAACGCCGAAGTCAGCACTGGGCGCCGCCTGGGCTACGGCACCTACGAGTGGCGGGTGATCGGCCGCGTGGATCAGCTGGACCAGAATGTGGTGCTGGGTCTGTTTCAGTACCCCACCCCCGACACGGTGCCTGCCGGGCAGGACCCGGACGGCCTCTTTGAAATTGATGTGGAGCTGGCCCGCTGGGGGCAGGCCAGCGCCCAGCCGCTGAATTACACCACCTATCCCAGCGCGCGCGGTCAGCCGGTGACCTCGCGCGTGTTGCCTCTGCAGTTGCAGGGCACCTACACCACCCACCGCTACACCCGCCTGCGCGACCGCGTGATTCATGAAACCTTCGGCGGGCACACCACCGCGCGCTCCAACCGCATGGGCTGCAACGAATTCGTGTGGCCCGCCACCTACAACCCAAGCACCGGGGGCTGGACCAACCCCCGCATTGCCCAGATTGAGATGCCCGTGCACATGAACCTGTGGCTGTTCAGAGGCATGGCCCCCGCAAACGGCCAGGAGACAGAAGTGACCGTGCGCCGCTTCCAGTACGCGCCCAGCGACGGCAGCGTGAACGCAGGCACCCCCCGATGCTGA
- the xpt gene encoding xanthine phosphoribosyltransferase: MQALVEAIRQQGEILPGGILKVDGLVNHQLLPDLTREMGEAFARHFAPLRPSKVVTIEVSGIAPAIAAAMALGVPMVYARKKKPVTMKEPIFTAQSVSRTKGGVVELFVSSEFLGPADRVVVVDDFLASGGTLRALSTLLAQSGAQLLGIGCVVEKQFEHGRAKLADLGVPLHTLANIVRMEGGELTVEPGR; the protein is encoded by the coding sequence ATGCAGGCACTGGTAGAGGCGATCCGGCAACAGGGGGAAATCTTGCCCGGCGGCATTCTGAAGGTGGACGGTCTGGTCAACCACCAGCTGCTGCCAGACCTGACGCGCGAGATGGGCGAGGCCTTTGCGCGTCACTTCGCTCCGCTGCGCCCCAGCAAGGTCGTGACCATTGAAGTCAGCGGCATTGCCCCCGCCATTGCGGCTGCCATGGCCCTGGGCGTGCCCATGGTTTATGCCCGCAAGAAAAAGCCAGTGACCATGAAAGAACCCATCTTCACCGCCCAGTCGGTCAGCCGCACCAAGGGCGGCGTGGTGGAACTGTTTGTCAGCAGCGAGTTCCTGGGCCCAGCCGACCGTGTGGTGGTGGTGGACGATTTTCTGGCCTCGGGCGGCACCCTGCGCGCCCTGAGCACCCTTCTGGCCCAGAGCGGGGCGCAGTTACTGGGGATTGGCTGCGTGGTGGAAAAGCAGTTTGAACACGGCCGCGCCAAACTGGCCGACCTGGGCGTGCCTCTTCACACACTGGCCAACATTGTGCGCATGGAGGGGGGAGAGCTGACTGTGGAGCCGGGCCGGTAG